From the Ignavibacteria bacterium genome, the window AGAATGTTTGTTCCATTTCTTTGGCGAAGAAAGTAGTTCCATTCCTTTCCATACGCGAAAACGTTTGTGAATGAGTTTGTGCAACGCGCGATAAAAATCCGGCGAATACGTTCCGTGATACATCATTGCCAAATCCTGACTATCGAACCAATTTTGTTTTTCACCGAGTTGTTCGCGTACGTTGTCGTAAAATTTTGTTCCTGGTAGCGGATACGAAACCGAAACGCCAATTTCATCGGGCAAACATTCGCGCACCATAAAAAACGTTTTTTCGATATCGTCTTTCGTTTCGCCTGTGTAACCAAATTGCAAAAAGAATCCGACGCGAATGTTGTGGCGTTTCAGTTTGCGCGTCGCTTCGTAAATTTGCTCGACTGTTGTTCCTTTTTCCATCGCGTCGAGAATTTTTTGTGAACCACTTTCCGCTCCCATCCACGTTGATGTGCAGCCGGATTTTGCAAGCGCTTCAATCGTGTTTCCTTTCACCAATAAATCCGCGCGCGATAAACATTTGAAAGGAATTACTGCATTTTCTTTTTGCACAACTTCTGCAAACTCTTGAATCCAATTCGGTTTCAATCCAAAAATATCGTCGCAAAACCACAAGTGGTTGGGAGAATATTTTTCTTTCAACAATTTCATTTCAGCAACAACATTCTGCGGTGAATGAACATTATACACTTGTCCGTAAATCGGTTTCGCGCACCAATTGCAATGAAACGGACATCCGCGCGTTGTAACAATATTCATCGAAAAATATCCGTGTCGCTCGGTCCAAATTTTTCTATACTTCTCAACATCAACAATTTCTCGTGTAGGAAATGGAAGTGTATCGAGTTGTTGTAATACTTGGCGATGATTGGTTTTGATTGTGTTGTCGTGCTGAACTTGTTTCAGCATATTCTCATTAGATCCCGAAACAAGTTCGGGATGACGATAATCTTTTTTAAAAGCAATTCCATTTATACTTTCAAACTCCTGATTTGATTTTCCGGAAAGTTTTTCGAGAAGTTCAAAAAGCGTTTGTTCACCTTCGCCGAAAATTACAAAGTCAGCACCGTGCGATAAATATTTTTCGTAATGGTCTGCGGCATCGCTTCCGTGAATGATTACAGTACAACCGAATTTCTTTCCAAGTTCGCTCATCGTGAACGCAGCAAGTCGCATTCGTTCCAAACACATTTTCGTTAAGTAGTTGAAATCGTCGTCGTAGATTACGAGAAATTTCGGTTTGTGTTTTTTGAGTTCGGGAAGAAGTTCGTTTTCATTTTCCGCGAGCATCGCATCGAACAACGCAACAGAATATCCTTTCGATTGAAGAAAACTCGCGGCGTACAATGTGCCAAGCGGAGAATACGGCATCATTGCTTTGTATTCTTTCTCGTCGAATTTGAGGAAGTAGGAATGTGTGAATAAAACGTCAATCATTTCGTTTGCTGGTTTTTGTGTTTGTTGGTTTGTTCGTTTTTTGGCTACTTCATTTTAACGAACTAACCAACTAATCAGCAAACAAACTAACACATCGTAATCTTATGTTCGCTGTATTTCGCTTTGCTTCACCGCGACATTTCTTTTTTTCAATTCTACTTCGTAGCGATGCAGCACTTTATCTTCGAAGTTTAAAACAAACGCGCGTGATTCATATAATTTACATTTAAAGATGCGATTGCGCGTTACTTCGTCAAATTGCGGATAACGCGATTTCCAGATTTTCTCAGTTTTTTTCATCAACCAATTATCGAGAGCGGATGAAAGCGTATTCTGGAAAAACAATTCCAGAATTTTTTGAATCAAACTTTGCCTCATTTTGAATTTTTTTACATTTAGGCGCGCTAACGTATAATTTGGAAAATATTTTTTTATCCAATCATTCTGTTTGATATACTCTGCGAAGAGAGAATAATTATACAACGGTTTCAGGTGCGCGATTTCCATTGCAGTAAAAATATTTATTTCGTCCAGTTCAAGATGTTCTTCATCAATAAAGTAGTTGACGCAGAAATATTTTTTGTTGTTCAAGAGAAATATTTTTTTGAACAGAATTAGCAACGTTCTGCAAATCCATAAACGATTTTTTGCAGTAATGATCATAAAATCTATATCACCGTTGTTACTCGAAATATTTTTCGAGAGTTCACCGGAAAGAAATATTCCCCGTACGAAAGGAAATCGTTTGATAATGTGGGTTACAAACTTCGCAATACGCAAGAGTGAACGTGCGTTCTTTTCTTTTTGTTTTCTCGTTTCGATATCGCATTCGTTCTGAAGAAAGATAAATCCGTTTTTTTCTAAAATTCGTTCGTCGGAAAATTCTGTTTGCATTTTTTTATAAAACTCATTAAACGAGATAGAGTTCATGGGAAAAAAAGTAAACAGTTGTTGTGCGGTTAACGGATAATGAAATAAATCATAATACACTAATGTACGTAACGCATCATCAGAAAAATCTTTCTGTGATGGTGAATTATGTTCGTTATCGGTTATCATTAAATTAAAAGATGTGAACGATTTTATGCCGCAAAAGTAAGGAAAGTCTGTTATTTACGAAAAGACGAAAGTCACGATTTCACAGAGTTTTGACGAACATTTTTCCTGCGAGTTGTTTCACAATTCCTTTAAATTCCAAACTCAATAAGTTGACAAGAACATCCGAAGTTATGAGTTCGGTTTTCTCTGCAATCATATCAATATGTGTCGGTTCTTCGGAAAGTATATCAAAAATTTTTTTCTCGAAAAGCGAAAGTGAAATTTCTTGTTGTGGTTTTTCGTTTTTCGATTTTAGAATTGGTCGAAGTTTGTATTCGAGTTCTTTTATTACATCGTCCGGAGTTTGTGCAAGTTTTGCACGACCTTCTTTGATGAGAATGTTACAGCCATTGCTCTTTTCACTGTTGATTGGTCCTGGTATCGCAAACACTTCTTTGTTTTGATCCAGCGCAAGTTCTGCCGTAATCATTCCGCCTCCGCCAATTTTACTTTCGATAAGAAGTGTTCCGAGCGAAAGTCCGCTGATGATTCTGTTACGGCGCGGAAAATTAAATCCATCTGGTTTTGTTCCGAACGGAAATTCAGAAATCACTGCGCCGTTTTCGGCAATTAACTTTGCAAGTCCTTTATTATCGAGCGGATAAATTTCATCTAATCCACTTCCAATCACAGCGATTGTTCTTCCATTATTATTAAGAGTTGTTCTGTGAACGGTCGAGTCAATTCCAATTGCTAAACCACTGATAATGGTAATTCCTAACTGAGAAAATTCTTTCGTAAAGTTTTCGCACACCTGTTTTCCGTAATTTGTTGGCGTTCGTGTTCCAACTAGTGCAAGTGAATATTTGTCTTGGGGAAGTAAATTTCCAAGAACAAAAAGAAAAATCGGCGCATCGTAAATTTGTTTGAGTTGTTCTGGATAATTTTTTGATGAAATTGAAATTATGGTCGCACCAAGTTTTTCTGCTTTTGAAAATTGTTCTTCGGAAAACTGATTTGCTTTTTCGTACTGAGAATTTTTTCTGAATTCAAGGAGCGATTTTGTTAGTGAAGGAGAAGTGAGTTGCTCAAGTCGAGCAAAAGGAGTAGTGAAGATTTCCTCGAGCGAAGAAAATTGGGAAATCAGTTGACGTAATTTTACATCACCGATTCTTTCCACCTGTGAAAGGATAAGAAGTTCTTTTGTGGAGAACATTTTACTTGCTTATCTGAAATTATTCTTTCACGTCAATTCCATCAACAACGGCAACGATAACGGAATGCACTGGGATTTTATCGTCTTTTAGAATTTGCCGTGCGCCGCTTCCTTCTTGCATCACGAGAACAACATCGCCTACGCCTGCGTCAACCGTATCAACAGAAAGAATTTCTTTGCCGATAAATTTTCCACTCGTATCAATCGGTTGCGCGATGAGAAGTTTTTGCTCTTTGAAATGCTCGTCCTTGTGTGTAGAAACGATAGTGCCGGTGATTTTACAAAGTACCATTTTTAGTTCAATATTATTTTCTCTTTGATAACAATTCGTAATTGGTAATTAGTCATATGTCATTAGTAGTTTTCTCGATGGACAAATGACTGATTACAATTAATCAATAACGACTAACTATTAACAATTTCCTTTGTTGCTTGTTCGATGAGATGGTCTGTCATTTTTTCTTCCGGTGATTCTGCGATGATGCGCAAAATCGGTTCTGTGTTTGATGCACGAACGTGAATCCATCCCAAGGGAAAATCCAAACGAATTCCGTCTGATAAATTTATTGTCGCTTTCGAAGAATATTTTTCAACAAGAGACGAAATAATTTCTTTCGCGTTGAGAGTTCCGATTTCCAATTTCGTTTTCTTCATTGAATATTTCGGAAGAGAGTTTTTAAGTTCCGAAACGGTTCCATTACATTCGCAAAGCAGTTGCAAAAACAATGCAATTCCCAAACTTCCGTCGCGTCCCCAATGTAATTCTGGGAGAATAATTCCTCCGCTTCCTTCTCCGCCAACGATTGCGCCAAGTTCTTTCATTTTTTTTGAAACGTTGATTTCGCCAACGGGAGTTCGCACAAGTTCTGCATTATTTTTTGTCGCAACATCTTCAATTGCTTTTGTTGTGGAAAGATTGACGACAGCAGTAGATTTGAGATTTGAGATTTGAGATTTGTGTTTTAAAATAAGTTTACTGCAGGCAACGACGGTAAACTCTTCGGAAAATGCTTCTCCGTTTTCCATAATGATTGCTACTCTATCTGCATCTGGGTCAAGCGCAAAACCGACATCTGCATTTTCTTTTTTTACTCGCTCACGAAGTTCTGATAAATTTTCGGGAAGTGGTTCGGGGGCGTGAGGAAAAATTCCGCTATCATCGCAATGTACTTTTATAATATCGCAGCCAAGTTTTTTTAACAACGGAATTGCAAGTAAACTTCCCGAAGCATTGACGCAATCAAGTACTACTTTGAATTTTCGTTTTTGAATTTGCGCAACGTTGATATACGGAAGGTTGAGAATTGCTTCGAGGTGTTCTGAAAGTAAATGCTGTGCTGATGAATGTTCGCCAAGTTCATTCCACGAAGAATATGTTCTCGATGTTGAGTTTGCAATTTCCCAAAACGTTTTCGATTCATCTTGATCAAGAAACATTCCTTGTTCGGAAATATATTTCATTCCGTTCCATTGCTGCGGATTATGGCTTGCAGTTACGGCAATTGCCGGTGAAGAATATTTTTTTGCGGCGAATAAAAGCGTTGGAGTGGGACAAATTCCTATTGCAGAAACATTTTTTCCGATTGCTAACAGTGTTGAAGAAATGATGTTTGTAAAAATTTTTC encodes:
- a CDS encoding B12-binding domain-containing radical SAM protein gives rise to the protein MIDVLFTHSYFLKFDEKEYKAMMPYSPLGTLYAASFLQSKGYSVALFDAMLAENENELLPELKKHKPKFLVIYDDDFNYLTKMCLERMRLAAFTMSELGKKFGCTVIIHGSDAADHYEKYLSHGADFVIFGEGEQTLFELLEKLSGKSNQEFESINGIAFKKDYRHPELVSGSNENMLKQVQHDNTIKTNHRQVLQQLDTLPFPTREIVDVEKYRKIWTERHGYFSMNIVTTRGCPFHCNWCAKPIYGQVYNVHSPQNVVAEMKLLKEKYSPNHLWFCDDIFGLKPNWIQEFAEVVQKENAVIPFKCLSRADLLVKGNTIEALAKSGCTSTWMGAESGSQKILDAMEKGTTVEQIYEATRKLKRHNIRVGFFLQFGYTGETKDDIEKTFFMVRECLPDEIGVSVSYPLPGTKFYDNVREQLGEKQNWFDSQDLAMMYHGTYSPDFYRALHKLIHKRFRVWKGMELLSSPKKWNKHS
- the dprA gene encoding DNA-protecting protein DprA: MFSTKELLILSQVERIGDVKLRQLISQFSSLEEIFTTPFARLEQLTSPSLTKSLLEFRKNSQYEKANQFSEEQFSKAEKLGATIISISSKNYPEQLKQIYDAPIFLFVLGNLLPQDKYSLALVGTRTPTNYGKQVCENFTKEFSQLGITIISGLAIGIDSTVHRTTLNNNGRTIAVIGSGLDEIYPLDNKGLAKLIAENGAVISEFPFGTKPDGFNFPRRNRIISGLSLGTLLIESKIGGGGMITAELALDQNKEVFAIPGPINSEKSNGCNILIKEGRAKLAQTPDDVIKELEYKLRPILKSKNEKPQQEISLSLFEKKIFDILSEEPTHIDMIAEKTELITSDVLVNLLSLEFKGIVKQLAGKMFVKTL
- a CDS encoding ethanolamine utilization protein EutN; this translates as MVLCKITGTIVSTHKDEHFKEQKLLIAQPIDTSGKFIGKEILSVDTVDAGVGDVVLVMQEGSGARQILKDDKIPVHSVIVAVVDGIDVKE
- the glmM gene encoding phosphoglucosamine mutase produces the protein MLMVSISGVRGIIGKSLTPEVVVRYASAFSKFSQAKTFFLGRDGRSGGKIFTNIISSTLLAIGKNVSAIGICPTPTLLFAAKKYSSPAIAVTASHNPQQWNGMKYISEQGMFLDQDESKTFWEIANSTSRTYSSWNELGEHSSAQHLLSEHLEAILNLPYINVAQIQKRKFKVVLDCVNASGSLLAIPLLKKLGCDIIKVHCDDSGIFPHAPEPLPENLSELRERVKKENADVGFALDPDADRVAIIMENGEAFSEEFTVVACSKLILKHKSQISNLKSTAVVNLSTTKAIEDVATKNNAELVRTPVGEINVSKKMKELGAIVGGEGSGGIILPELHWGRDGSLGIALFLQLLCECNGTVSELKNSLPKYSMKKTKLEIGTLNAKEIISSLVEKYSSKATINLSDGIRLDFPLGWIHVRASNTEPILRIIAESPEEKMTDHLIEQATKEIVNS